One stretch of Deinococcus aerophilus DNA includes these proteins:
- a CDS encoding GMC family oxidoreductase has protein sequence MDRAERLPEDLDVLVIGTGAGGAPLLARLAAAGLKVAALEAGVRHPPEEIATDEVAQAGLFWMDERLSAGQDPVPFGRNNSGRGVGGSTLHYTAYTPRAQPDDLKLRTEFGVGEDWPLEFSELEPYYDELEYFLGVSGPAEYPWGPQRRRAYRHPPLPLNGAARLMQRACAEIGMRTSPAANAALSRSQEQPGYGTRHTCTNRGFCQAGCSVGAKASMDVTFLALAEAHGAQIVDGAQVTALTVQGGRMTGAEFLWNGQLHHLGARTVVLAAGAVETPRLLLLGGLANSSGQVGRNFMAHVGVQVWGQVEEDLRPYKGIPGGLISEDTHRLPGLVGGYLLQSLGVMPVTYATQYARGTLTWGPDLIEHLRGYTHVAGINVLGECLPYEHNFLELSDEPDARGLPKPRIHFSFGENEKKMTAHAEALMRDLWGRVGARDVWALPRAAHTLGTARMGHDPQTSVVDPFGRAHDLTGLWICDNSTFPSSLSVNPALTQMALSLRTADALTGDLKVRA, from the coding sequence ATGGACCGCGCTGAACGCCTTCCGGAAGACCTGGATGTGCTGGTCATCGGCACCGGGGCGGGCGGCGCGCCGCTGCTGGCACGGCTGGCGGCCGCGGGCCTGAAGGTGGCCGCGCTGGAAGCCGGGGTGCGTCACCCGCCCGAGGAAATTGCCACCGACGAGGTGGCGCAGGCCGGGCTGTTCTGGATGGACGAGCGGCTCTCGGCGGGCCAGGACCCGGTGCCCTTCGGGCGCAACAACAGCGGGCGCGGGGTGGGCGGCAGCACGCTGCACTACACCGCCTATACGCCGCGCGCCCAGCCCGATGACCTGAAGTTGAGAACCGAGTTCGGGGTGGGGGAGGACTGGCCGCTGGAGTTCTCCGAACTGGAGCCGTACTACGACGAGCTGGAATACTTTCTGGGTGTATCTGGCCCCGCCGAGTATCCCTGGGGGCCCCAGCGCCGGCGTGCCTACCGCCATCCCCCGCTGCCGCTGAACGGGGCCGCCCGGCTGATGCAACGGGCCTGCGCCGAGATCGGCATGCGGACCTCGCCTGCGGCCAACGCGGCCCTGAGCCGCTCGCAGGAACAGCCCGGCTACGGCACGCGGCACACGTGTACCAACCGGGGGTTCTGTCAGGCGGGCTGCTCGGTCGGGGCAAAGGCGAGCATGGACGTGACCTTCCTGGCGCTGGCCGAGGCCCACGGCGCGCAGATCGTGGACGGCGCGCAGGTCACCGCCCTGACGGTGCAGGGTGGGCGCATGACCGGGGCGGAATTCCTGTGGAACGGTCAACTTCACCACCTCGGGGCGCGCACGGTGGTGCTCGCGGCAGGCGCGGTGGAAACGCCCCGGCTGCTGCTGCTGGGCGGCCTCGCCAACAGCAGCGGTCAGGTGGGGCGCAATTTCATGGCCCACGTGGGCGTGCAGGTGTGGGGTCAGGTCGAGGAGGACCTGCGCCCGTACAAGGGCATTCCCGGTGGCCTGATCAGCGAGGACACCCACCGCCTGCCCGGTCTGGTCGGCGGCTACCTGCTGCAGTCGCTGGGCGTGATGCCGGTGACCTACGCCACGCAGTACGCGCGCGGCACGCTGACCTGGGGCCCGGACCTCATCGAGCATCTGCGTGGGTACACCCACGTGGCAGGCATCAACGTCTTGGGCGAATGTCTGCCCTACGAACACAACTTCCTGGAACTTTCGGATGAACCCGACGCCCGCGGGCTGCCCAAGCCCCGCATTCACTTCTCCTTCGGGGAGAACGAGAAGAAGATGACCGCCCACGCCGAGGCGCTGATGCGCGACCTGTGGGGCCGCGTCGGCGCGCGTGACGTGTGGGCGCTGCCGCGCGCCGCACATACCCTGGGCACCGCCCGCATGGGCCACGACCCGCAGACCAGCGTTGTGGACCCGTTTGGCCGCGCCCACGATCTGACCGGACTGTGGATCTGCGACAACTCGACCTTTCCCAGTTCCCTGAGCGTCAACCCCGCCCTGACTCAGATGGCCCTGAGCCTGCGCACCGCCGACGCCCTGACCGGGGACTTGAAGGTGCGGGCGTAG
- a CDS encoding Gfo/Idh/MocA family protein, producing MTPQNPNDRQDLQPLPEARSQQIGYAVLGIGTLTIEELLPAFAVGQRSRLAAVVSVDRDKAVATARAYGLSEDDAYGYDDFEALRDRADVHAVYIVLPNSLHREYTERAARMGKHVMCEKPLATTTEDAQAMVEVCREHGVKLMTAYRCQYTPHHWRARDLIQNGELGAVKLIHSVNVQVEPDEGQWRLRDGLAGGGSLLDVGLYCLNTIRFLLGEEPSEVYAQTFSTPNDDRFAEVEESVAWQMTFPSGVIAHCSCSYGAAHARTLDVFGADARLTLDPAFDYTNLRLKVSTPQTITEHRLPEADQFALEIDHFSACIERDRVPFTPGEEGLQDQRLMAAIYQSAREGRPVTLERVEGRDAFRGPPPNREFAERA from the coding sequence ATGACCCCACAGAATCCGAACGACCGCCAGGACCTTCAGCCCCTGCCCGAAGCCCGCAGCCAGCAGATCGGGTACGCCGTGCTGGGCATCGGCACGCTGACCATCGAGGAACTGCTGCCCGCCTTTGCGGTGGGGCAGCGCTCCCGGCTTGCGGCGGTGGTAAGCGTTGACCGTGACAAGGCGGTGGCGACCGCCCGCGCCTATGGCCTGAGCGAGGACGATGCCTACGGCTACGACGACTTTGAGGCCCTGCGCGACCGCGCCGACGTCCACGCCGTGTACATTGTGTTGCCCAACAGCCTGCACCGCGAGTACACCGAGCGCGCCGCCCGCATGGGCAAGCATGTGATGTGCGAGAAACCGCTCGCAACCACCACGGAGGACGCCCAGGCGATGGTGGAGGTGTGCCGCGAGCACGGGGTCAAACTCATGACCGCTTACCGCTGTCAGTACACCCCGCACCACTGGCGGGCACGCGACCTGATCCAGAACGGTGAACTGGGCGCAGTCAAGCTGATTCACTCGGTGAATGTGCAGGTCGAGCCGGACGAGGGCCAGTGGCGTCTGCGCGACGGGCTGGCGGGCGGCGGCTCGCTGCTGGATGTGGGGCTGTACTGCCTGAACACCATCCGCTTCCTGCTTGGAGAGGAGCCCAGTGAGGTCTATGCCCAGACCTTCAGCACGCCGAACGACGACCGTTTTGCGGAGGTGGAGGAAAGCGTGGCGTGGCAGATGACCTTCCCCAGCGGCGTGATTGCCCACTGCTCGTGCTCCTACGGGGCCGCGCACGCCCGCACGCTGGACGTGTTCGGCGCAGACGCCCGCCTGACCCTGGACCCCGCCTTCGACTACACCAACCTGCGGCTGAAGGTGAGTACCCCGCAGACCATCACCGAACACCGCCTGCCCGAGGCCGACCAGTTTGCGCTGGAGATCGACCATTTCTCGGCGTGCATCGAGCGTGACCGTGTTCCCTTTACCCCCGGCGAGGAGGGCCTGCAGGACCAGCGGCTGATGGCCGCCATCTACCAGTCGGCGCGCGAGGGCCGCCCGGTCACCCTGGAACGGGTGGAGGGCCGGGACGCCTTCCGGGGACCGCCTCCGAATCGGGAGTTTGCAGAGCGGGCCTGA
- a CDS encoding alpha/beta fold hydrolase has product MAPLALVHGFGTSQEVWRRVCGGADVLAVDLPGFGGAAGSGRAGQTVGELSQALAGRLRGAGGGPYRVAAHSMGGKVALLLAARCPELVSELLLIAPSPPTPEPMEPQGRARLRAAHGDREALRAQYRHITHRPLPEQDFAQLIADGLRACHDAWTAWTDVGSREDISGELGGLDLPIAVLYSEDDPAISPGTIRREVLGRLPGAQATATRGSGHLLPLELPEVVKAFLTPH; this is encoded by the coding sequence GTGGCTCCCCTCGCACTCGTTCACGGATTCGGGACTTCGCAGGAGGTGTGGCGGCGGGTGTGCGGAGGGGCGGACGTGCTGGCCGTGGACCTTCCCGGCTTCGGGGGCGCGGCCGGATCGGGCCGGGCCGGGCAGACGGTGGGGGAGCTGTCCCAGGCGCTCGCCGGACGGCTGCGCGGGGCGGGGGGTGGCCCCTACCGCGTGGCGGCCCACTCGATGGGCGGCAAGGTGGCCCTGCTGCTCGCTGCCCGATGCCCGGAGCTCGTCTCGGAACTTCTGCTCATTGCTCCCTCGCCCCCCACGCCCGAGCCGATGGAGCCACAGGGCCGCGCTCGGCTGCGCGCCGCCCACGGGGACCGTGAAGCCCTGCGCGCCCAGTACCGCCACATCACCCACCGGCCCTTGCCCGAACAGGATTTCGCGCAGCTCATCGCGGACGGTCTGCGTGCCTGCCATGACGCCTGGACCGCGTGGACGGACGTGGGCAGCCGCGAGGACATCTCGGGTGAGCTGGGAGGACTCGACCTGCCCATCGCCGTGTTGTACTCGGAGGATGATCCGGCCATCTCGCCCGGAACCATCCGCCGTGAAGTGCTGGGACGCCTGCCCGGAGCGCAGGCCACGGCCACTCGCGGCAGCGGCCACCTGTTGCCGCTGGAACTGCCGGAAGTGGTGAAGGCTTTCCTCACCCCCCACTGA
- a CDS encoding FAD-dependent oxidoreductase, whose amino-acid sequence MSILTFQPSDVPDGGMHRFEAGDRKVLVTRDGDVFHAFDAVCPHAGADLGSGVRCGARIVCPWHHAAFDASDGSLLEPPALQGLKQYRVRRSAEGLSVDPNDTVQVPPPPPRLSGHHTVIVGGGAAGFMTAQTLRAGGYAGHITMLTAEHRAPYDRTALSKAYLSGDRPAEKLSLGGPNWARDHDIDLREGTRVTSLDRDARQIQLAGGETLSFDVAVVATGATPHALKVPGAELEGTHQLRSFRDAWELREAAEHKRVVIVGSSFIGLEAASSLVEHAASVTVVGQDAEILSRAVTPRVGRALRSLHEDHGVRFQLDSGVTALEGRGHLEGVRLKSGERLDAHLVLLGIGVGPNSGLLSALADDHGAVPVDAELRAAPGVYAVGDFALAPTVLGTLRMEHWRVALQQGMSAAQSILESPVLEPMSGRVPFFWTQQYGKSLRYVGHADRLDDTHLWGDPGALKFIEFAFEDGVAVAASGMGYDADLAAFEELLRQGHAPAADEVRTGPFSLVDRLTQG is encoded by the coding sequence ATGTCCATCCTCACGTTTCAGCCATCCGACGTTCCGGACGGTGGCATGCACCGCTTCGAGGCGGGCGACCGCAAGGTGCTTGTGACCCGTGACGGTGACGTCTTCCATGCCTTTGACGCCGTGTGCCCGCACGCCGGAGCGGACCTGGGAAGCGGCGTGCGTTGCGGCGCACGCATCGTGTGTCCGTGGCACCACGCGGCCTTTGATGCCTCGGACGGATCCTTGCTGGAGCCGCCGGCCCTGCAGGGCCTGAAGCAGTACCGCGTGCGGCGCAGTGCGGAGGGCCTGAGCGTGGACCCGAACGACACCGTTCAGGTTCCGCCGCCACCGCCCCGTCTCTCCGGGCACCACACCGTCATCGTGGGCGGCGGAGCGGCCGGATTCATGACGGCCCAGACCCTGCGGGCGGGCGGTTACGCGGGCCACATCACCATGCTCACGGCCGAGCACCGTGCGCCCTATGACCGCACGGCGCTGAGCAAGGCCTACCTGAGCGGAGACAGGCCGGCCGAAAAACTGTCGCTGGGCGGCCCCAACTGGGCCCGCGACCATGACATTGACCTGCGGGAGGGAACGCGCGTGACCTCCCTGGACCGTGATGCCCGCCAGATTCAGCTCGCCGGTGGGGAAACGCTCTCCTTCGATGTGGCCGTGGTCGCGACCGGCGCCACCCCCCACGCCCTGAAGGTGCCGGGGGCCGAGCTGGAGGGCACCCATCAGCTGCGCTCCTTTCGCGATGCGTGGGAGCTGAGGGAAGCGGCCGAGCACAAGCGCGTGGTGATCGTCGGGTCCAGTTTTATCGGCCTGGAAGCGGCGTCCAGCCTGGTAGAACACGCCGCCTCGGTCACGGTGGTCGGTCAGGACGCCGAGATTCTGAGCCGCGCCGTAACCCCCCGGGTAGGCCGCGCCCTGCGGAGCCTGCACGAGGACCACGGCGTGCGCTTTCAGCTGGACAGCGGCGTCACGGCCCTGGAGGGGCGCGGGCACCTGGAAGGGGTCCGGCTGAAGAGCGGCGAGCGCCTGGACGCCCATCTGGTGTTGCTGGGCATCGGGGTAGGGCCGAATTCCGGGCTGCTGAGCGCGCTGGCGGATGACCATGGAGCGGTGCCGGTGGACGCCGAACTGCGGGCGGCTCCGGGGGTATACGCCGTGGGAGACTTTGCCCTGGCCCCCACCGTCCTCGGAACGCTGCGTATGGAGCACTGGCGTGTGGCTTTGCAGCAGGGCATGTCCGCAGCCCAGAGCATTCTGGAATCCCCTGTTCTGGAGCCCATGAGCGGGCGCGTGCCGTTCTTCTGGACGCAGCAATACGGCAAGAGCCTGCGCTACGTGGGGCACGCCGACCGCCTGGACGACACCCACCTGTGGGGCGACCCCGGGGCCCTCAAGTTCATCGAGTTCGCTTTCGAGGATGGTGTGGCGGTCGCGGCCAGCGGTATGGGGTACGACGCCGATCTGGCTGCCTTTGAGGAATTGTTGCGCCAGGGACATGCGCCGGCCGCCGACGAGGTGCGGACCGGTCCCTTCAGCCTGGTAGACCGGTTGACCCAGGGCTAA
- a CDS encoding sulfite exporter TauE/SafE family protein yields MISALTLAVIGVGLLAGVLGAILGLGGGVVVVPALEFVLPRFGQAITIQQAVAISQIGVLAVGLSGAAAYLQRGLVRARTGYLLSPYTILGGAVGSFLGLVLPARAVATVFALLLLYSAYNLLRGLKRVEVEREPSRLVPPAMTFAGVMSGLLGIGGGTVQVPVLNLMAGVPIREAIATSTFIMGLTAVGNALVYQAGGLLDLRLAAGVALGVLIGARAGAGLQSRIPANRLKLVFSLLLIFTALQLLWKYWGNG; encoded by the coding sequence GTGATTTCTGCGTTGACACTGGCCGTGATCGGAGTGGGTTTGCTGGCCGGGGTATTGGGGGCCATTCTGGGTCTGGGGGGCGGCGTGGTGGTGGTGCCCGCCCTGGAATTCGTCCTGCCGCGTTTCGGGCAGGCCATCACCATTCAGCAGGCGGTGGCGATCAGCCAGATTGGCGTGCTCGCCGTGGGACTTAGCGGGGCGGCGGCGTATCTGCAGCGCGGACTGGTGCGCGCCCGTACCGGGTATCTGCTCTCGCCGTACACCATCCTGGGGGGGGCGGTGGGCAGCTTTCTGGGGCTGGTGCTTCCGGCGCGCGCGGTGGCAACCGTGTTCGCTCTGCTGCTGCTGTACTCCGCTTACAACCTGCTGCGCGGCCTGAAACGGGTGGAGGTCGAGCGCGAACCCAGCCGTCTGGTGCCACCGGCCATGACCTTTGCGGGGGTCATGAGCGGCCTGTTGGGCATCGGTGGGGGAACGGTGCAGGTGCCGGTGCTGAACCTGATGGCCGGCGTGCCCATCCGTGAGGCGATCGCCACCAGCACCTTCATCATGGGCCTGACCGCCGTGGGCAACGCGCTGGTGTACCAAGCGGGCGGGCTGCTGGACCTGCGCCTGGCTGCAGGTGTGGCGCTGGGCGTGCTGATCGGGGCGCGGGCCGGGGCCGGGCTGCAAAGCCGCATTCCCGCCAACCGCCTCAAGCTGGTCTTCAGCCTGCTGCTGATTTTCACGGCCCTGCAACTGCTGTGGAAGTACTGGGGGAACGGATGA
- a CDS encoding 3-hydroxyacyl-CoA dehydrogenase/enoyl-CoA hydratase family protein: protein MKIQKAAVIGAGVMGAAIAAQLANAGIPVMLLDIVLPDNPDRNFLAKQGIQRALKARPAAFMDRSRAALITPGNLEDDLRKLKDADWILEAIIEKLDAKRDLWERVEKVAKKTAIISSNSSGIPMHLQIEGRSEDFQRRFVGAHFFNPPRYLHLLEVIPTPRTDAAVVATFSEFAETTLGKGVVIANDVPGFVANRIGVYGIIRAMQHMQRAGLTPAQVDQLTGPVLGRASSATFRTADLSGLDIIYHVANDLGKATPDDEDFSLTEGFRTLVEDKKWLGDKTGSGFYKKTKDEKGKTRILNLNLENMEYEDQGKVKVAAVEAVKGRPLAERVTALYTAEGPEGEFLRGVMNDGFWYAAKMAGNVSDRLQDIDNALKWGFGWEQGPFETMDTLGVQTVISNLEAEGRTLPPLLQAMKDSGREKFYDGDETVTPEGQPTAYEAPYFILTDLKKDATKVVKKRAGASVVDLGDGVLLAEWHAKMNALGEDQLRTVQDAHKLVQDMGYAGLVVGNQGENFSAGANLPLILSQAQADEWDELDDMIKQFQQVTTSLRFSPHPTVAAPFGLTLGGGAEFTLHADHVVASAELYMGLVEVGVGLIPGGGGTKEMLLRYTDQLHPNQQIGVTLLPAVQRAFELIGTAKVSTSALEARALGFLRDTDTVAMNKNHIIQEAKRQVLALAPGYVQPTPRQDIPVMGDAAIAALKSALYGMHQGGYITDYDLVVSKELGRVLSGGTGNNRTAKVSEGHLLDLEREAFLTLLGKKGTQQRIEHMLKTGKPLRN from the coding sequence ATGAAGATTCAGAAAGCTGCCGTGATCGGCGCGGGCGTGATGGGCGCCGCCATCGCCGCGCAACTCGCCAACGCGGGCATTCCCGTGATGCTCCTCGACATTGTGCTGCCGGACAATCCGGACCGCAATTTTCTGGCCAAGCAGGGCATCCAGCGGGCGCTGAAAGCCCGCCCGGCCGCCTTCATGGACCGCTCGCGCGCCGCGTTGATCACGCCCGGCAATCTGGAAGACGACCTGAGAAAGCTCAAGGACGCCGACTGGATTCTGGAAGCCATCATCGAGAAGCTGGACGCCAAGCGCGATCTGTGGGAGCGCGTGGAAAAGGTGGCCAAGAAGACGGCCATCATTTCCAGCAACTCGTCGGGCATTCCGATGCACCTGCAGATTGAGGGGCGCTCGGAGGACTTCCAGCGCCGCTTCGTGGGAGCGCACTTTTTCAACCCGCCGCGCTACCTGCATCTGCTGGAAGTGATTCCCACGCCGCGGACCGACGCGGCAGTGGTGGCCACCTTCAGCGAGTTTGCCGAGACCACGCTGGGCAAGGGTGTGGTCATTGCCAACGACGTGCCGGGCTTCGTCGCCAACCGCATCGGCGTGTACGGCATCATCCGCGCCATGCAGCATATGCAGCGGGCCGGGCTGACCCCCGCGCAGGTGGACCAGTTGACCGGGCCGGTGCTGGGCCGCGCGAGCAGCGCCACCTTCCGCACCGCCGACCTCTCGGGTCTGGACATCATCTACCACGTCGCCAACGACCTGGGCAAAGCCACGCCGGACGACGAGGATTTCAGCCTGACCGAGGGCTTCCGCACGCTGGTCGAGGATAAGAAGTGGCTGGGCGACAAGACCGGCAGCGGCTTTTACAAGAAGACCAAGGACGAGAAGGGCAAGACCAGGATTCTGAACCTGAACCTCGAAAACATGGAGTACGAGGACCAGGGCAAGGTCAAGGTGGCCGCCGTGGAGGCCGTCAAGGGCCGGCCCCTGGCCGAGCGCGTGACGGCCCTGTATACCGCCGAAGGTCCGGAGGGCGAGTTCCTGCGCGGCGTCATGAACGACGGCTTCTGGTACGCCGCCAAGATGGCCGGCAACGTATCGGACCGCCTGCAGGACATCGACAACGCGCTGAAGTGGGGCTTTGGCTGGGAGCAGGGACCGTTCGAGACCATGGACACCCTGGGCGTGCAGACGGTGATCTCCAACCTGGAGGCCGAGGGCCGCACGCTGCCCCCGCTGCTGCAGGCCATGAAGGACAGCGGACGCGAGAAGTTCTATGACGGCGACGAGACCGTGACGCCGGAAGGCCAGCCCACCGCCTACGAAGCGCCGTACTTCATCCTGACCGACCTCAAGAAGGACGCCACGAAGGTGGTCAAGAAGCGCGCCGGGGCCAGCGTGGTGGACCTGGGTGACGGAGTGCTGCTCGCCGAGTGGCACGCCAAGATGAACGCGCTGGGCGAGGATCAGCTGCGCACCGTGCAAGACGCGCACAAGCTGGTTCAGGACATGGGTTACGCCGGCCTCGTCGTGGGCAACCAGGGCGAGAACTTCAGCGCGGGGGCCAACCTGCCGCTGATCCTCTCGCAGGCCCAGGCCGACGAGTGGGACGAGCTCGATGACATGATCAAGCAGTTCCAGCAGGTCACGACCTCGCTGCGCTTCTCTCCCCACCCCACCGTGGCGGCTCCTTTCGGGCTGACGCTGGGCGGCGGCGCGGAGTTCACCCTGCACGCCGACCACGTGGTTGCCTCGGCCGAGCTGTACATGGGTCTGGTAGAGGTTGGTGTGGGCCTGATTCCCGGCGGCGGCGGCACCAAGGAAATGCTGCTGCGCTACACCGATCAGCTGCATCCCAACCAGCAGATCGGCGTGACGCTGCTGCCGGCCGTGCAACGCGCCTTCGAGCTGATCGGTACTGCCAAGGTCTCCACCAGCGCCCTGGAGGCCCGCGCCCTGGGCTTCCTGCGCGATACCGACACGGTGGCCATGAACAAAAACCACATCATTCAGGAAGCCAAGCGGCAGGTGCTTGCCCTGGCTCCCGGCTACGTGCAGCCCACGCCCCGCCAGGACATTCCCGTGATGGGCGACGCGGCGATTGCGGCCCTCAAGAGCGCGCTGTACGGCATGCACCAGGGCGGTTACATCACCGACTACGACCTGGTGGTCAGCAAGGAACTGGGCCGGGTGCTGTCGGGCGGAACGGGCAACAACCGCACCGCGAAGGTGAGCGAGGGGCACCTGCTGGATCTGGAGCGCGAGGCCTTCCTGACCCTGCTGGGCAAGAAGGGCACGCAGCAGCGCATCGAGCACATGCTCAAGACCGGCAAACCGCTGCGCAACTGA
- a CDS encoding alpha/beta hydrolase family protein — protein MSILARIRQINRRRALGWAAFSYAVAVLSGAFLGAEITLRSKTRRVKGEFVPVGRRGNSVYLPASSETLSRGVVGIVPLLPNQGHALLGPPRLVGTLVRREILEERGVLPNGALAWVSTFVYNGTPQQVGISYDSTLIRTEVGQMPAWHIPAVSGEKDAIAIVIHGHGGQRPQALRMLPALRRSGVAALFVTFRNAHGAPRVGKGYLSLGDQEAEDVIAALHWARDAGYRRAVLYGFSMGGNIALSALRPRHQPYPIPVAGVALDCPALDWRDTIRSNGQRYGIPGFMARHIGNFVQYLVTRRSGQDFDVVDQLAAASSFNLPIVLWHGTRDATIPIRQSDALAAARPDLVEYHRVEGAKHIRCWNIDPEKYDAQLEAFVRRVLPGLPSPSLNSPLSLQGDSNA, from the coding sequence GTGTCGATCCTCGCCCGAATCCGTCAGATCAACCGCCGCCGTGCGCTGGGCTGGGCCGCCTTTTCGTACGCGGTGGCGGTCCTGTCCGGGGCGTTCCTGGGCGCGGAGATCACCCTGCGGTCCAAGACGCGCCGGGTCAAGGGCGAGTTCGTTCCGGTGGGGCGGCGCGGCAATTCGGTGTACCTGCCCGCGTCGTCGGAAACGCTCTCGCGGGGAGTGGTGGGCATCGTGCCGCTGCTGCCCAACCAGGGTCACGCCCTGCTGGGTCCGCCCCGTCTGGTGGGCACCCTGGTCCGGCGCGAGATTCTGGAGGAACGGGGCGTGCTGCCGAACGGTGCGCTGGCGTGGGTGTCCACCTTCGTCTATAACGGCACGCCGCAGCAGGTGGGCATTTCCTATGACTCCACCCTAATCCGCACCGAGGTGGGTCAGATGCCCGCGTGGCACATTCCCGCCGTGTCCGGCGAGAAGGACGCCATCGCCATCGTCATCCACGGCCACGGCGGGCAGCGGCCCCAGGCACTGCGGATGCTGCCCGCGCTGCGGCGCTCGGGAGTCGCGGCGCTGTTCGTCACCTTCCGCAACGCGCACGGGGCACCTCGGGTGGGTAAGGGCTACCTGTCTCTGGGCGATCAGGAGGCCGAGGACGTGATCGCCGCGCTGCACTGGGCCCGGGACGCCGGATACCGGCGGGCCGTGCTCTACGGCTTCAGCATGGGCGGCAACATTGCCCTGAGCGCGCTGCGGCCCCGCCACCAGCCGTACCCGATTCCGGTGGCGGGCGTGGCGCTGGACTGCCCCGCGCTGGACTGGCGCGACACCATCCGCAGCAACGGGCAGCGCTACGGCATTCCCGGCTTCATGGCGCGGCACATCGGCAACTTCGTGCAGTACCTCGTGACCCGGCGCAGCGGGCAGGATTTCGATGTGGTGGACCAACTGGCCGCCGCCTCCAGTTTCAATCTGCCCATCGTGCTGTGGCACGGTACCCGTGACGCCACCATTCCCATCCGACAGTCCGACGCTCTGGCCGCCGCCCGCCCCGATCTGGTGGAATACCACCGCGTGGAGGGAGCCAAACACATCCGCTGCTGGAACATTGATCCCGAGAAGTACGACGCACAATTGGAAGCGTTCGTGCGCCGGGTCCTGCCCGGCCTGCCCTCACCTTCCCTCAATTCCCCCCTTTCTCTTCAAGGAGACTCAAATGCGTGA
- a CDS encoding thiolase family protein, translating into MRDAVIVSAVRTPVGRGIKGTLANTRPDDLAALVMNEAVKRAGIDAALVEDVYLGCAIPEAEQGLNVARLAALRAGMPDSVGGVTVNRFCSSGLQTIAMAAAAIQTGQAEIMLAGGVESMSMLPMSGHNPSPNPDLVDDRPGAYIGMGMTAENVADQYGVSRADQDAFALRSHQRAAAAQDAGRFDAEIVPVPVERDTVKGTKLKTETIQFEKDELIRRDANLADMAKVRPAFKATGSVSAANSSPFSDGAAAVLIMSGEKAQELGLKPLAKFLGFAVAGVDPELMGIGPVKAIPKVLAQVGLTLDDIDLIELNEAFAAQSLAVIRTLGLNEEITNVNGGAIALGHPLGCSGAKLATTAIYELGRRGGGKALITMCIGGGMGAAGVLEVYPAQEGAQAAD; encoded by the coding sequence ATGCGTGACGCCGTCATCGTATCCGCTGTTCGTACCCCCGTGGGACGCGGCATCAAAGGCACCCTCGCCAACACCCGCCCCGACGATCTGGCCGCCCTGGTCATGAACGAGGCCGTCAAGCGGGCCGGCATTGACGCCGCCCTGGTGGAAGACGTGTACCTGGGCTGCGCCATCCCTGAAGCCGAGCAGGGCCTGAACGTGGCCCGCCTCGCCGCGCTGCGCGCCGGCATGCCCGACAGCGTGGGCGGCGTGACCGTCAACCGCTTTTGCTCCAGCGGCCTGCAGACCATCGCCATGGCGGCGGCGGCCATCCAGACCGGGCAGGCCGAGATCATGCTGGCCGGCGGCGTGGAGAGCATGAGCATGCTGCCTATGAGCGGCCACAACCCCAGCCCCAACCCGGATCTGGTGGATGACCGCCCCGGCGCGTACATCGGCATGGGCATGACTGCCGAGAACGTGGCCGATCAGTACGGCGTGAGCCGCGCCGATCAGGACGCCTTTGCCCTGCGCAGCCACCAGCGCGCCGCCGCCGCCCAGGATGCCGGACGCTTCGACGCCGAGATCGTGCCGGTGCCGGTGGAGCGCGACACGGTGAAGGGCACCAAGCTCAAGACCGAGACCATCCAGTTTGAAAAAGACGAGCTGATCCGCCGCGACGCCAACCTGGCCGACATGGCCAAGGTGCGCCCCGCCTTCAAGGCCACCGGCAGCGTCAGCGCAGCCAACAGCAGTCCCTTCTCCGACGGCGCCGCTGCCGTGCTGATCATGAGCGGCGAAAAGGCGCAGGAACTGGGCCTGAAACCCCTGGCCAAATTCCTGGGCTTCGCGGTGGCCGGGGTGGACCCCGAGCTGATGGGCATCGGGCCGGTCAAGGCAATTCCCAAGGTGCTGGCACAGGTGGGCCTGACCCTGGACGACATTGACCTGATTGAGCTGAACGAGGCCTTCGCCGCCCAGAGCCTCGCGGTGATCCGCACGCTGGGCCTGAACGAGGAGATCACCAACGTTAACGGCGGCGCGATTGCGCTGGGCCACCCGCTGGGTTGCAGCGGCGCGAAGCTGGCGACCACCGCCATCTACGAACTCGGCCGGCGCGGCGGCGGCAAGGCCCTGATCACCATGTGTATCGGCGGCGGCATGGGAGCTGCGGGCGTGCTGGAAGTGTATCCGGCACAGGAAGGAGCGCAGGCCGCAGACTGA